From the genome of Epinephelus lanceolatus isolate andai-2023 chromosome 23, ASM4190304v1, whole genome shotgun sequence, one region includes:
- the LOC117249597 gene encoding uncharacterized protein LOC117249597 — MWQRGVHLLQLKMFLLLVRTSALTLLVSLIAEGHVATATPERGLTCRQEIPAELIRELWSRTKQLINKLPKEEKFSRRHRLLPKFCTKCSERAIGWLEMRELIDVYQRSVFRNEVVQKLLPLHYNDLLHRIQHTLQHCVSSSKPSKWFKIIKKLERKIKKRRRDEGALKAVGEFTFILRWIDELAQHHVL; from the exons ATGTGGCAGAGAGGAGTGCACCTACTGCAGTTAAAGATGTTTCTCCTCCTCGTCAGGACATCTGCTCTCACTCTGCTCGTCAGCCTCATCGCAGAGGGGCACGTTGCCACGGCGACGCCTGAGCGAGGGCTCACCTGCCGACAGGAGATCCCCGCCGAGCTGATTCGAGAGCTGTGGAGCCGGACCAAACAGCTGATCAACAAGCTGCCG AAAGAAGAGAAGTTCTCCAGGCGACACCGACTGCTGCCAAAGTTCTGCACCAAATGTTCAGAG cGTGCCATTGGCTGGCTGGAGATGCGGGAACTGATTGATGTCTACCAGAGGAGTGTGTTCAGGAACGAGGTCGTCCAGAAGCTCCTCCCCCTCCACTACAACGACCTGCTGCACCGAAtccaacacacactgcagcactgt GTTTCCTCCTCCAAACCTTCAAAATGGTTCAAAATCATCAAGAAACTGgagagaaaaattaaaaag aggaggagagacgaAGGAGCGCTGAAGGCCGTTGGAGAGTTCACCTTCATCCTCAGGTGGATCGATGAGCTGGCTCAGCACCACGTCCTGTAG